Proteins co-encoded in one Candidatus Kapaibacterium sp. genomic window:
- a CDS encoding penicillin acylase family protein, whose protein sequence is MLWRFVLPLLGVAIIVALSLGIGGWFFLSRSLPLEFAIVRVAVQDSVVVWRDSFAIPTIRAAHTSDAFFALGYLHAEDRLWQMDILRRIALGRVAELVGEEALPLDYLMRTLGFGRMAQRLWENLHPISRSILRRYAEGVNAWLQQNARRLPPEFLILGYHPEPWTPQHSLAIARLMAFDLAFCFWSDIAVGAIAEEIGVEKAWDLLPGYPSSAPTIVGKEPANFPPPNGSRSQHPTLPPPPYGFSELASLRTALLPWLRPAAGQGSNAWAVRTRTGAVLANDPHLVLGLPARWYPVCILSPDYEVAGLTLPGLPLVIIGRNRFIAWGVTNLMADESDFVLEQIDSTAPTRYWDGKQWRRFQRQRDTIHVRGRPPMVIEILRSHNGPIISDVHLFAAPAFLFRRRSDTSTNPLLRRYRLSYRWAADTVSDEVLAAYRIGRARSLSQFRSALRTWVAPVLCFVYADHRGTIAAQAAGLVPIRDSTAPEQTWAFPLKGWEPQYWWRGLLQALELPSVANPKQGFVVSANNQLAPQLPFPLTYIWEPHSRAERLTELLSQYGADYTLSDAERMQIDVVSPYARNVLKVVLPLLEERQPRSRVEQHVLDSLRSWDCHFGRSSVGASIFAILLQRLLVNTFGQHLSPPRLREYLFLSNLALRRLWELLPALYAAFFDDPRTQRRETLRDILHRSFVEAIDTLRHRLGNDISSWRYERLHQLHLEHPLGLHPLLRPLFSRGPYPTPGAPTTVNTGEWRLWEPFRQMLGASARFIADLADSTWAVALPGGVSGHFLSHHYTDQLPLWLYGATVRRPLGISKTDRLSLVFVPSRSVPPPVSP, encoded by the coding sequence ATGCTGTGGCGCTTCGTACTCCCACTGCTGGGTGTTGCAATTATTGTGGCACTCTCCCTCGGCATCGGCGGCTGGTTCTTCCTCTCCCGCTCGCTACCGTTAGAGTTCGCTATTGTTCGAGTGGCCGTTCAGGACAGCGTTGTCGTCTGGCGCGACTCCTTTGCGATCCCGACAATCCGTGCAGCACACACCTCTGACGCCTTCTTTGCACTCGGCTACCTCCACGCCGAAGATCGCCTCTGGCAGATGGACATTCTGCGCCGAATTGCCCTGGGACGAGTTGCGGAACTCGTCGGCGAAGAAGCGCTGCCCCTGGACTACCTCATGCGCACTCTCGGCTTCGGTAGAATGGCTCAGCGGCTGTGGGAGAACCTCCACCCGATATCGCGCTCTATCCTGCGGCGGTATGCCGAGGGAGTCAATGCCTGGCTACAACAGAATGCCCGCCGACTGCCACCTGAGTTCCTCATCCTTGGCTACCATCCCGAACCCTGGACTCCACAGCACTCATTGGCAATAGCCCGCCTCATGGCCTTTGACCTGGCATTCTGCTTCTGGAGCGACATCGCCGTCGGAGCTATTGCCGAAGAAATCGGAGTGGAGAAGGCGTGGGACCTCTTGCCTGGATACCCGAGCAGTGCACCTACAATTGTCGGCAAGGAGCCAGCAAATTTTCCCCCTCCTAATGGCTCCCGGAGTCAGCATCCTACATTGCCGCCGCCCCCCTATGGTTTCTCAGAGCTAGCGTCGCTCCGCACAGCACTCCTACCATGGCTACGCCCAGCAGCTGGCCAAGGAAGCAATGCATGGGCTGTCCGAACTCGCACGGGGGCTGTGCTGGCAAACGATCCGCACTTAGTCCTTGGACTACCAGCACGCTGGTATCCTGTATGCATTCTCTCGCCTGACTACGAAGTCGCTGGCCTTACTCTGCCCGGGCTCCCATTGGTGATCATTGGCCGCAACCGCTTCATCGCCTGGGGTGTGACGAACCTGATGGCCGACGAATCTGATTTCGTGTTGGAGCAGATTGACTCAACAGCACCAACCCGCTACTGGGATGGCAAGCAGTGGCGTCGCTTCCAGCGACAGCGTGATACAATCCATGTCCGCGGAAGACCACCTATGGTCATCGAGATCCTACGCTCGCATAACGGCCCGATCATCTCTGACGTCCATCTCTTTGCAGCCCCTGCTTTCCTATTCCGCCGACGCTCGGACACAAGCACCAATCCCTTGCTCCGGCGTTATCGTCTTAGCTACCGATGGGCTGCTGACACGGTTAGCGATGAGGTCTTGGCTGCTTACCGGATTGGCCGAGCTCGCTCGCTGAGCCAATTCCGCAGTGCCCTTCGGACATGGGTAGCCCCCGTACTCTGCTTCGTCTACGCCGACCATCGCGGTACCATCGCAGCCCAAGCGGCTGGGCTAGTCCCCATTAGAGATAGCACGGCGCCAGAGCAAACGTGGGCATTCCCGCTGAAAGGCTGGGAGCCACAATACTGGTGGCGTGGCCTCCTACAGGCTCTCGAATTGCCTTCGGTCGCCAACCCCAAACAGGGTTTCGTTGTGAGCGCCAATAACCAACTGGCACCCCAGCTCCCCTTCCCACTGACTTACATCTGGGAGCCCCACTCCCGCGCAGAGCGCCTGACGGAGCTCCTCTCACAGTACGGCGCTGACTACACCCTCAGTGATGCCGAGCGCATGCAGATTGATGTCGTCTCCCCATATGCCCGGAATGTCCTCAAAGTCGTGCTGCCGTTGCTGGAAGAGCGTCAACCACGATCTCGAGTAGAGCAGCACGTTCTGGATTCACTCCGGTCCTGGGACTGCCACTTTGGCCGTTCCTCCGTTGGAGCTAGCATCTTCGCTATCCTGCTGCAACGCCTCCTGGTAAATACCTTTGGTCAGCATCTCTCGCCGCCACGCCTACGAGAGTACCTCTTCCTAAGCAACCTCGCGTTACGACGGCTCTGGGAGCTCCTCCCTGCCCTCTATGCAGCGTTCTTCGACGACCCACGAACTCAGCGCCGCGAGACACTTCGCGACATACTGCATCGAAGTTTCGTCGAGGCGATTGATACCCTCCGCCACCGATTAGGGAACGACATTAGCTCGTGGCGCTACGAGCGACTCCATCAGCTTCACTTAGAGCATCCACTAGGGCTCCACCCGTTGCTTCGGCCCCTGTTCTCGCGCGGACCGTACCCGACGCCAGGAGCCCCAACAACAGTCAATACTGGCGAGTGGCGCCTCTGGGAACCATTCAGACAGATGCTTGGGGCTTCTGCCCGCTTCATAGCAGACCTTGCAGATTCTACATGGGCTGTTGCACTCCCCGGTGGGGTCTCAGGCCATTTCCTGAGCCACCACTACACCGACCAACTCCCCCTCTGGCTCTACGGTGCCACCGTGCGCCGTCCCTTGGGGATCTCCAAGACGGACCGACTCAGCCTTGTGTTTGTGCCCTCCCGTTCCGTCCCTCCGCCCGTGAGTCCATAG
- a CDS encoding cysteine synthase: MRFYENVLQLIGKTPLVKLQRVTAGIAATVLVKLENRNPGGSVKDRIGIAMIEAAEREGRLRPGLLIVEPTSGNTGIGLALAARLKGYQCLFVMTDKASQERIRYLQALGADVLIVPSAVGPSSPDYYFNVAQRLARELPNAIMLNQYDNPANPAIHEQTTGPEIWEDTEGRVTHFVAGIGTGGTITGVARFLKRMNPAIRIIAADPVGSVIKGYKETGRVGEAIPYLVEGIGQERIPANLDINLIDEVIAISDRESFLTARRLAREEGIFCGGSSGTNVAAALHVARLLPADAVVVTIICDTGERYLTKHHSEEWLRQHRLLDIGDFSLKSVLQTKLSRGRVPALVALPPSASVQEALQQMSAYEISQLPVIEQRQLLGTVRESRLLKALLDNPSSLSEPLQQFMEDPLPVVDAHASIQEGIQVLREYPAIVLSEFGHPTAVITRHDVLDYL; this comes from the coding sequence ATGCGGTTCTACGAGAACGTTTTGCAGCTCATCGGGAAAACGCCCCTGGTCAAGCTACAGCGCGTAACGGCCGGTATCGCTGCTACGGTCTTGGTTAAGCTAGAGAATCGGAATCCTGGAGGTTCGGTGAAGGACCGGATTGGGATCGCGATGATTGAAGCTGCGGAACGTGAAGGCCGTTTGCGACCGGGACTGCTGATCGTAGAGCCTACAAGCGGCAATACCGGCATTGGTCTGGCTTTAGCGGCCCGACTGAAGGGCTACCAATGCCTCTTCGTGATGACTGATAAGGCCTCGCAGGAACGTATCCGGTATCTGCAGGCACTGGGCGCCGATGTTCTCATTGTCCCTTCAGCCGTCGGTCCCAGCTCACCGGATTACTACTTCAATGTCGCCCAGCGCTTAGCTCGGGAGTTGCCAAACGCTATTATGCTGAACCAGTACGACAACCCGGCCAATCCCGCCATCCATGAGCAGACCACAGGACCAGAAATTTGGGAAGATACCGAAGGGCGCGTTACCCACTTCGTTGCTGGGATTGGAACCGGCGGTACTATCACCGGCGTGGCCCGCTTTCTCAAGCGTATGAATCCCGCCATCCGCATCATTGCTGCTGACCCCGTAGGTTCGGTGATCAAGGGGTACAAGGAGACGGGCCGTGTCGGCGAAGCCATCCCCTACTTAGTGGAGGGCATCGGACAGGAGCGGATTCCAGCCAACTTGGACATCAACCTCATTGATGAGGTCATCGCCATCAGCGACCGAGAATCCTTCCTTACGGCGCGCCGTCTCGCACGAGAGGAAGGCATCTTCTGCGGTGGCTCTTCGGGAACGAATGTGGCAGCAGCCCTCCATGTAGCTCGCCTATTACCGGCCGACGCGGTTGTCGTAACAATCATCTGCGATACGGGCGAACGCTACTTGACCAAGCATCACTCTGAAGAATGGCTGCGTCAGCACCGGCTACTGGATATTGGTGACTTCTCGCTGAAGAGCGTGCTTCAGACGAAGCTATCCCGTGGACGGGTTCCTGCTCTCGTAGCACTGCCTCCATCGGCCTCTGTTCAGGAGGCACTGCAACAGATGAGCGCTTATGAGATCTCCCAGCTCCCTGTCATTGAACAGCGTCAGCTCCTCGGTACAGTCCGAGAGAGTCGCCTCTTGAAGGCATTGCTGGACAATCCCTCCTCCCTCTCTGAGCCGCTCCAACAGTTCATGGAAGACCCCCTCCCCGTGGTTGACGCCCATGCCTCTATCCAAGAGGGAATCCAGGTTCTGCGTGAATACCCAGCAATTGTGCTCTCTGAGTTTGGCCACCCAACTGCTGTCATCACACGGCATGACGTGCTGGACTACCTCTAA
- a CDS encoding NAD-dependent epimerase/dehydratase family protein, which yields MKALVTGATGFIGSHLVEALLRQGIEVRCIVRRQSNRRWLVGKPVEIVEASLTAPETLPPAVKGVDIVCHVAGVIAARSAAEFMRGNRDATVNLLQAVLRYAPSLQRFVFLSSLAAVGPARSLAEPVTETSPCQPITAYGKSKKAAEEAVLAAADRLPVTVIRPPAVYGPRDAATLPFFRAVRLGIAPLIGFQEKYLSLVYVEDLVRGILQAAASERAVGQVYFISSEEYYTWGQLTEAARVALGRRYVWRIRVPHAFILGVASIAEVAGWIMRRPPVFDLEKGWDMIQPYWICQPTKAAVELGYRQTVGLVEGMRKTVEWYREHGWL from the coding sequence ATGAAAGCTCTTGTTACCGGTGCTACAGGGTTCATCGGGAGCCACTTAGTGGAGGCGTTGCTCCGCCAGGGGATCGAAGTACGTTGTATCGTCCGGCGCCAGAGCAATCGCCGCTGGCTCGTCGGCAAGCCCGTAGAGATTGTAGAGGCGAGCTTAACTGCGCCAGAAACACTCCCGCCAGCCGTCAAGGGCGTGGATATCGTCTGCCACGTCGCGGGAGTTATTGCCGCACGGAGTGCCGCGGAGTTCATGAGAGGGAATCGGGATGCCACAGTGAACCTGCTCCAGGCTGTTCTCCGATATGCTCCAAGCCTCCAGCGGTTCGTTTTCCTCAGCAGCCTGGCAGCTGTTGGGCCTGCCCGCTCGTTAGCGGAGCCAGTGACCGAGACCTCTCCCTGTCAGCCCATAACGGCATATGGTAAGAGCAAGAAGGCTGCAGAGGAAGCTGTACTAGCGGCAGCGGACCGTCTACCGGTGACAGTCATTCGGCCACCAGCCGTCTATGGTCCGCGTGATGCTGCCACGCTCCCTTTCTTCCGGGCTGTCCGGCTCGGAATTGCACCTCTGATCGGCTTTCAGGAGAAGTACCTTAGCCTGGTGTATGTCGAAGACTTAGTCCGAGGCATCCTACAAGCAGCTGCTTCTGAACGTGCTGTAGGCCAAGTCTACTTCATCAGCTCCGAGGAGTATTACACCTGGGGACAGCTGACAGAAGCAGCACGTGTAGCGTTGGGACGGCGTTACGTCTGGCGAATTCGGGTCCCCCATGCCTTCATTTTGGGCGTTGCTAGTATCGCGGAGGTCGCTGGTTGGATCATGCGCCGTCCGCCAGTATTTGACTTGGAGAAGGGGTGGGACATGATCCAGCCCTACTGGATCTGCCAGCCTACAAAAGCTGCCGTTGAGCTTGGGTACAGACAGACGGTGGGACTAGTAGAGGGAATGCGGAAGACTGTCGAGTGGTATCGCGAGCATGGCTGGCTTTAA